In a single window of the Orenia metallireducens genome:
- a CDS encoding ATP-binding protein, whose product MHILDIIQNSIKAKAELIQLLIDEDIKNDKLLIKIIDDGCGMSEELQKRVLDPFVTSRTTRKVGLGLSLFQQAAKQCEGDLKIESTLGEGTVITVDFKYSHIDRAPLGDLVGTIITILSVNPDLDLLYRHLINDNEFIFDTRIIKEELEDVQINLPEILSWLESYLTEGLEDLRR is encoded by the coding sequence TTGCATATTTTAGATATTATCCAGAATTCTATTAAAGCAAAAGCAGAGTTGATTCAATTATTAATCGATGAAGATATAAAAAATGATAAGTTATTAATTAAAATTATTGATGATGGCTGTGGAATGAGTGAAGAGTTACAAAAAAGAGTTTTAGATCCTTTTGTAACTTCTCGAACCACTAGAAAAGTTGGGTTAGGATTATCCTTGTTCCAACAGGCTGCTAAACAGTGTGAAGGTGATTTAAAGATTGAGTCAACCCTTGGAGAGGGAACTGTGATAACTGTTGATTTCAAATATAGTCATATTGATAGGGCTCCTTTGGGAGATTTAGTAGGGACTATAATTACTATTTTATCGGTAAATCCAGATCTTGACCTATTATATAGGCATTTAATCAATGATAATGAGTTTATTTTTGATACAAGGATAATTAAAGAGGAACTTGAAGATGTTCAGATTAATCTTCCTGAAATATTGTCTTGGCTAGAAAGTTATCTAACTGAAGGTTTAGAAGACTTGCGGAGGTGA
- the nuoE gene encoding NADH-quinone oxidoreductase subunit NuoE produces the protein MGQCQCGNSTESKEKYLAPLKTILEGYEGKQKDLIPVLQKAQDEYGYLPEEVIKEIANRLNLSLSQVYGVVTFYSQFHLEPRGENIIRVCMGTACHVRGGGQVLNKIKEELGVDDGETTEDLKFTLESVACIGACGLAPVIMINDDTHGRLTPDKIPAILEKYKA, from the coding sequence ATGGGTCAATGCCAATGTGGAAATTCTACAGAGAGTAAAGAGAAGTATTTAGCTCCATTAAAAACTATCTTAGAAGGATATGAAGGAAAGCAAAAGGATTTAATTCCTGTATTACAAAAAGCTCAAGATGAATATGGTTACTTACCAGAAGAGGTTATTAAGGAAATTGCTAATAGATTAAATCTTTCCTTAAGCCAAGTTTATGGTGTTGTAACTTTTTATTCTCAATTTCATTTAGAGCCACGCGGTGAAAATATTATCCGTGTATGTATGGGGACTGCTTGCCATGTACGTGGTGGTGGTCAAGTGTTAAACAAGATAAAAGAGGAATTAGGTGTAGATGATGGAGAGACTACTGAAGATCTTAAGTTTACTTTGGAATCAGTAGCTTGTATCGGTGCTTGTGGTTTAGCTCCAGTAATTATGATTAATGATGATACTCATGGTCGTTTAACACCTGATAAGATTCCAGCTATTTTAGAGAAATATAAAGCTTAA